From the genome of Magnolia sinica isolate HGM2019 chromosome 12, MsV1, whole genome shotgun sequence:
GAAACGATAACATCGAGAGGAAACCCTAGTCCCTTGTAAACCTTTCTAGGATAGTCGTTTGATCATAAGCACCGTGGGAGACTCATCACCCACCAAGTTGAACATAAATTAAATAGGGACTCCTTAAAAAGACCAGATGAACAATcttataaatgtgaaacttgaaATTCCTAATAAATGTTGATATCCATCAAGTGTCAGGAATAATCAGACTACAGAATTATGGAACCATATACCTGCGAGGCATTCGTGACTTAACACAAATTCTCAATCATGAGCGACTACCAATGGATTCACTGCTTTGACTGAGTAGAAGACTAGGATCCACTAGGACTAGTAAGGAATACAACGAGCCTTCCACCCTGGTTAGGTAGATGATCAACATATTAGGTCCAAGCCCACTACAGCCGTCTCTCTTTATTGACCGAACACTAAAAACGTATATTTTTACTTTAGATATAGGGGAACCatcatcatgaatccaaatcttttgaaaatttgtagtaaaccatcagggtgaaaaagtttaaAGTGGGGTAGACTATAATAAGCCAGGCAAGCATAGTTAGTATGCACCCTACCATGTATATGAACATGAAATCAACGAAACTTACGCGTACAAAATTAGAATATCTTTACCTATTTACATTAGGCAATTTTAGAgacaaaattatttttaagggggggtagattgAAACAtgctgaatttttgctattttagattttcaaaaatccttaaaattatttatatatatatatcccatgtcgttacttactgacccttgacgcttGAAGTGAGTTTATACgtaggtaatatatatatatatatatatatatatatatatatatatatatatatatatatagcccacgTCGTTACTTACTAACCCTTGACACTTGAAGTAAGCTTATACGTAGGTGATACTAGTAAAGAACTGCATAAATTCTATTAACCAATCGTATGAAGCCAACTAATCCGCCttatcacttaaacctcaagtctagtaTCTTGAATTATTCATATAGGGCCCAAATATAACAAAtctatcattgactaatcaagacaaccgtaactaaattaaagatctacccaaagttgAGCCAGCTACGGCTTAGATCTTAACTAATGGACCAAGTCAATCTATTTACTCATTTAGCTTAAGAACGAATGGTTTGAAGTGATCAtaaccgaatcaccattttcactaattttgaacaggccacactatgaacttagttaaacCAAACATTATCTTAGATGTAGGTGTCACGGATCTCGATGCACTGGATGGGGTGAgtatagacgaggaggaggagctcTCTTACTTTCAGGTTTTGGGCAGATCACCATAGGCCGTCCTAAGACTAATGATGAGGCCATAGGGCAAGGGGACATTTACACATTCTTTTGGACCATTTATTTATTGAGATGTTGTCCCGTATATCACGCATACTATTTCATTTTGTTGATCATACATTTTATGAGTTGCACTGTAATTTAGTAATTTAGTCGCATgatccatttaatttctcaattACTCCTATATCAATTGGATTATACTCGCATTTTATCAATCCGTAAGACATAAGTGGCACCCGGGATGTCGAGAGTCAAGTATCTACTCTGCCCCTAAAATCCGGAGTGTTATGAGGACAATGTGGGCtagttatataaaaataataattttaaggaattttggcaatccaaaataacaaaaattcaggatgttacatccTATATGATGACTTAGTAGACACGATAGTCGAGCATGTAGGTTTTAGTAGACCAAGTagtagaaatgaagaaaataacctTCTTCCCTTTGACTGGGGGAGGTTCCTTATGATCGAACATGTAAGCCGCGAGCATAGTAGGGAAAACCGTAGGAACGAGAAAGAGCACTTTCGTCCCTTTAACTAAGGGAGGTTACTCACAGTTGATTATATAGATAAAAACAGTAGATAAAATAGTAGAATAAAGGGGGGAACCTTCTTCCCTTTAAATTCCATTctttgagagaaagagagtaagagagaaagagaagatgtTAGGAAGAGGGAAAGGAGGGAAGGGATTGGGAAAGGGAGGAGCGAAGAGGCATAGGAAGGTCTTGAGAGACAACATCCAAGGTATTATGAAGCCTACCATTCGTCATTTGGCCCACCGTGGTGGGGGTCAAGAGAATCAGTGGTTTGATCTACGAGGAGATGAGAGGAGTTTTCAATATCTTCCTTGAAAACATCACTCGTGACACCCTCACCTACACCGAGCATGCTTGTCGTAAGACCGTCATTGTCATGGATGTCGTCTACGCACTCAAGTGCTAGGGCCGTGCCTTCTATGGCTTCGACAGCTAATATGGATGTGTCTGTGGGCTGGTTGGTTGGATCTCTATAGGGTTTTAGGTTTTGATGATGCTGATTAGCTAATCGTAAAGATTTGGGTGGGTCATGTTCTTTTAGGGTTAGGGCTTCTGGATGTTAATGGTTCAAGATAGCTTGAATGGAgaaatctttcttttttcttttggatgAAAAAAAATTATTCCCTTTAACAGAGGGAGGTTTCTCTTAGTCAATCATATAGATAAAAACAATAGATAAAATAGTAGAAATAAATGGGAGAACCTTCTTCCCTTTAACTGATGGAGGTTTCTCATAGTCGATCACAAGTAGCTTCTACTGAGGCAATCAGTTAAGTACAATCGTTTAACCTGTCGGAGTTTTTCACGGGTAGTAGATCTTTAAATGTTCGGTGTTCCATGGGCGAGGTAAGATTTTACCCTCCATGTCTTCTAGTCGATACGTCCCTTAGTACATGAGGTCGAGGTTGGGGTTGGACGATGAGCCTTATTACCGAGCTTGGTTGATCGATTAAGATCGGTCATCAGGTTTCTTTGCTCAGCCCAACTTCCTTAAGTATCTGCTCTGTCTTAGTGTTCAAGGGATTGTACCCATGAAAGTGACTTTTCGGACGTCGGTTGGCACACTGGCCTCAGTTTTGGTCGTCCAGCTTCTTTCTTTCACTATTAGCGGCAAAGGGCTCTCCTTCTTCCTTCCACTTCATATCCTTAGCCGAGTTGTTTTCTCCTTGAGTAACTTTTTGTAAACTGAAGAGTTCTTCGGCGTTGTAATATTTTTAAGCTCGATTAAGTAGGTCGGCGTGAGGGTAGTCGGGAGGTTTTTACCAATAGAGAAGAGGAACTTTCCTTGTTTATGGGCGGCTACCGTGGCAGTCAGAGCTATCTGGTCGGAGTAATCATCGACCTAGATAGCTTCAGCATTGATACAAATGATGTAGTCTCTTGCCAACTCTCCTTCTTCTCAGTGAATGTAAGGAGGTGGGTTGATGGCTTTCTCATGTATTTCTCACCGATGAACCAAGTGATGAAGGCCTTGCTGAGTTGAGTGAAGGAACTGATGGATTTCAGCTTCAGGTGTTTGTACCATTTCTGCATAGCTTTTGACAAAGTCAGGGAGGAAGGAGCCCCATAAAGCTCCATCCAAGCTTTGAAAGGCTCTAGATGCTCGACCAGGTCTCTTAATCTAGAGTAAGGGGTGATCTGAGGCATTCGGAAGCTCGATGGGAGTTGAGACCTCATGATGTCGTTAGTAAATGGGGGCTCAACTTCCTTTAGTAGTGCATCAACGGAGGCAGGGTCCTTCACTTGGTATGCTTGTTGGATGTCTCCGAGTTGGTGTCGAATCTCCCTCAGATTTACTTCCCATGTGACTTCGCTTTCTATTGTGGCCTCGAGAGGCTTTCCGCGTCTCTTCTTCTCTAAGGTGTGGCACAGATCGGACTAGGCAATCTTAGTTACTTCCACGTTTTACGCGGGGATGCACTTGCTTCGTGTCGGTCAATCATTCACCATATACGAGTCACGAGGCGGTTATAGAAGTCAAGGTTGGGCGGAAGCTGCTCCCGATGTCTCGCCCTAGTCATGGAGGGGGTGTTGTAGTTTAAATATGCGCATGATTCGATTGACATTTCTAGCCAGGGCCTCGTCTTGGTTTTCTAGATAGACGAGCCACCCTCCTCGATTTTGAGACCTCTGCACAACAACTGGTAAAGGGAGGTCATGCTGAAGATCTGACTGCGGCATTTAGGAGATCTCAAGATGGCCTTCTGGTATGGGTATTGGCTTAATAATGGCAAGCAAagcctttttctttcctttagccATCACTGATTAGATGAAACGCTGATGATTCTCTTGATGTAAAGGGAACTTTTAAGGTGGCTTTACTATCATTCCCACAGACGCCGCCAAATTGTTGATGGTAAAATTTGCTTGTCGCTGCTAGTTAGTTGATTGATGCTGAAATCTGGTCGATCCTTGTTAGCTTGCCTTCTACCTACAATTTAATGGAGAATAAGAGAAGCCATACCTCACCTCCTACGAGCCGCTAAGTACCTGCAATTTAATGGAGTACAAGAGAAGATAATAGGGCTGTTGGTTAAGGCTAGGAACCCTCCGATGCAGTTATGAGTATAGACTCGCGTAGTGCAATCAAGATAGTTGTCCGTACTTTTTACCCATGGTAAGTGATGTATTTATAAGCTTTCGAGGTGCTTTGCATATCTGATTTGATTTGCTGAAGGGGACGTATTGGTGTCAGAATCTAATTTCAAGAATATATCTGACTTTACCTCGATAGGCATGATTTTCGCAGGAGATCTTGGGAGATAATTCCACCCGTATATGGAGAGGATTATTCTTTCTATTTCGAGGTCTTGATCGGTACCCGAGGTCGAGGTCGGTACCGAAGGTCGGATTGGTACCTGATGTCGGGTCGAGGGCTAAAGTGACAATTGAGACCGTTGTAGAAAGTATCCGACACCAACCGACACCAAAGGTCGGGGTGATTTTCCGGCCCTCAAGTAATATATAAAGTCACCAAGTCTCACTGTTTGGCTCATCTATCTCATATAGCTCCATCTTACCCATAACaatttacattttttaaaattttttatttttggtacaGGTGGATTGGTGCCACCTTCATGTATAAAGTAGCGGTGTAGTTAAAGATTGATGATCCATACGAATGCAGATTAATTAGAATGCTCATGTGTAGGCCGGTAAATATACGTGTAACTCTCCCATCTATAAGTTAGTATATGTGCAAACATGACGTGTGCCCAATATCCAAATCGCCCACAAGATAAAGTCCTTAATAGCTAAGATATATATTGATTTCTTTATTCCATAGATCCAAATATAAGTATGTTGTTGTCATTGAGGCATCCACAACAAGCCTGGTCGATGCATAATAAGAGACAACAAGCATGCATAATAAGTTACAACAAGCCCCATATTCTAAAGTGGAATAGGGTCCACAAACAGTAATGTAATCCTTTCTTTGGTCTCAACGCTGGAATCGGTGTATCCGTCTCGATGCTGGTATATGATTTCGACCACACGTGTAAAATTCAGGATAATATTCATCACAGCAGTAGGAGCTGGAGTGGGTTTAAGGCATTCCTTGTTGATGTCTTTCCATCCACTTGCAACCATTTCCCGGAGCTTTTGGATACTTTCATGGTAGGAGATTCCATGCTCGTTCATGTAGCACTCTACTGCGGATGAAACGTGTTGCCTTTTTTGCTCAAGCTTCACACATattagaaggaaaaagaaaatcattTATCTTTATTAAAATGGTATGTACATGCAGAGAAACAAGTTTATGATTAAAAAAGTTTGTGAAATTATTAACTTCCCATCAaaatagatttatttttattttttcttttacaaaAATGGACAAAAGGTTTCACCGCTAGAGGTTGTTGTCTTTTATAACCAAATTGCACCATTTATATTCTTTGCTAATGGCTGGATGTTGGTATTGCCCGATAAAAACTATTATGAAAAAGTCAATCAATCTCCAAGAACGGGCCAATGAGATGAGTGGTCATTGTACAATTTTTCTCATTTCAATAATACTCAGGTGGTATGCtcccacctttatatatatataaaagaaatgctcacacacaactagttgaaccgaataagttggatgggaaataaacatcatgctggGTCCATAGAGGTTTTAACGACAGGCGTTATTGTTctgctgctttttgtggtgtggtccactttaactaTTGTCTTATGCCCTCAAATGATCtaagaaattggatggacggtgtgtatataatacatacattatatcGGGCCACAGAATTTGCCATGCCAAGGTTGTAACCTGCGAGTCCACTATTCAACTGCGATCAGATGTACTCCGTAATATCGCAGTGGGTGTTTTCTGatcgtgggcctaccttgatatatttgttgtatatccacgccataaatcacttttttttttctttttttttttttcagctaacTTTAGCTTGTGGTCTAAAAAATAacgtagattcaaatctcaggtggacctcaccacaggaaagagtggtgattgaccgttaaaaacttattagggtcataaaagttttagatcaaattgatatttgtcttttcccctcatccagtttcagtgaccttatcaacatgttggatggaaaataaacattccggtaggccctaggaaggttttaatgatgggcattcaatgttcactatttcctgtggtggggctcacttaatTGATAGgtgaatctgtttcatttttggaccatccattaaaatgatttgtaaaaactgatggatggcgtggatatacaacaaatatatcaaaAATGGCCCCACAGTTAAGGAAGCACCCATTGctatgttacccgggtaacacctgatcTACTCCCGTCCATTCTCGGTAACGTACCAATTTTCTCGGAACCAACGAGTGCCTCACGGTCTTCAACCTGTCATCTTTTTACAGGGCCACTGTCATCtgtgtgtgagatccactccgatcattagaTGCATAATCCCATGTTGGGTCCACAGAAAAAATCTAGGCTAATTggtgaatgaagtgggccataccaaatggaaacaattgggaaagacgtccacccttgatttttacagggcccaccctGTAGAGCcttggaaatccactccaaccattagatgccatacAAAAAGTTTGGCTTGATGTGCAAGAAATCATGACTATACATGATTCAACTAGGCCATGCCAAGGAAGACTATTTAGAGTATAAGCTCTTCCATATTCTGTTTTTAGTCGTGTGGTCTACCTTAACCACGCATGGAGCTGATTTTCAGACCATGCGTCCAGCATGAGGTGAATCATCTGATGATTGGTGTGGAATTCCCATTAatgccatggtggggcccatcaaagcgggttagtcattttcttttttgaaataacTTTCCCATTAcaacatttattaacattaatttaTGCTTAAATTAGACAgctccaactagttgtgtgtgagcattatatatatatatatatatatatatatatagagagagagagagagagagagagagagagagagagagagagagagagagagagagagagagagagagagagagagagagagagaggattagctTTTTTATACTATAGTTAATTTGAATAAATTTTTTGTGCATATCATGTAATCAAGGAAGTAGTCTCTAAAATAatgacaaaaggaaaaaaaaaaagtactgaTGTAGAGATCtagaattttaaattttcatgaaatcattttaataaattaaaatgatttaaaaatctTTTGAACAAGAGACTTATTTGAACCTCCCATAGAAAAGCTCATACAAAAGGGTGGGTTGCCTTCACAACGTGTATCTGATTGCCTTCATGGTAAATAGTTAGATTGAGGCACGCATCACGGACGTAGAAAATGCCCAGTCTAGCAGACTCATTGCTTGAAAAGTTCCCTTATAGAAACCAATAAGCTACAAGATGTGTTCACCCCTTGGGATTGAGTTGCTTGTTAGAATAGCAAAAGACTTAGTGAGATGAAAAGACTAGTGAGAAGTGATTGTCCAGCTTATAACTCAAAATGAATCATCTAATTGTGAGCAACTGGATGATCCTGACCTATGGTTAGTGAACTTTTTATTGGTTGCAGTCAATCTATTCACTGTTTTCGTCTTAATCGTGAATTAGATGACCATCAATCAGCTGCTTAAGACAAACAGTTTATTATAATTTATGGAGAACGACCCATTTAAAGTTAGACCCAAGAGTTGGATAGTTTAACTTGAGTTACACATATGCCACAGGACAATTTGTTCCACGAACTTATAAACTCACAACAGTTTCAACACAGATTTCatggtttgagtacccattgtggggcgtgttgaaaaacaaaaataacaaaaacagctaataaaattattattatttttttctttcatgcaaGCAAAATGCATAATTTGTGTGGTTGGACAAGGGTAATagcgattttatttatttatttatttatttatttttattttaaatatacaTGGAATATATCATACCTTACTTGATGGGATGTCATCCATCAGTCGGGCCATTATAGAACAAGTCCTCATCATGGTTGGGatttgtatggcccactcaaGGATCTCCTTTGTTACGCCTTCACCCATGCCAATGAGAAATGCAACAAAAAGCATAGGATAAGCGGCGCTGATTAAGGAAACCTTCATGTACTCCTCTGAGGTTGGCACGTACCCCGAGTTGGCCCATCTTGCTTCAGCTAAGTAGGCTTTGGCCAGACTCTCAATCTGCgggaaaagaaataagaaagtttaTGGCAATAACTAGTGCAAATAGGGCTGCCAATTGGCCAGGTTGGCCCATTGAGGCTTGGACAGGGCTTGGGGTTGACTATTTTGGCCCATAGAAGAAGTTCGGGTCATGAACTGAGTTTTACGACATCTTAAAATTAAGGCCCCCAAGTAGCCGGATCTAGATCCATTTATATAAACTACAGGCTACGCTTCAGCTTAATTTTCAGCCCCACACTGTAAACATTCAGCCCAATACATAAATGGACCAGACTTAATCTAACCTTGCGCCGGCCTACTGACTAATTCAAAACAGAAGTATACACGCTTTcaccattgaaaaaaataataaataaataaataaataaataaaaaataaaaagacattGGTATTAGTGGGCTATCTTTACTGTTTGACCAGTGTAAAATGTCCATTAATCCACGCCATACAGTTGATGTGTCATAACCATCTGATCAAAACCCAACCTTTGTTTAGCTTTCATCACAAACGTTAGGTATATTTGACACTCATCTCGGCCACCCAgtttagaattttaaaaaattctcattatatggcccacatgagttttggaatactCTTTTCATCCTTATGAGGTAGATGGGATGGCATAAAAACACCACAAGGGTAAAGATGAGGCAGGagacctgatggacggggtggatctcatgaaagttctatTCACGTGGAGCTTAGTAGTAGCTTCCTACCTAAACTTGGTGGTTCTAATTTTAATGGAACGGCAACATACCCCTTCCTTCAAGTAGTATATTTGGTATGATTTTCCCTCCCTAGTTAGTTCATCCTCAATTGCATCAACCCCATCTAAGAGTGCAATAAAAAAAACTTTCATGTAGTCTGGCATCTTATCCGTATTCCCACGatcccacctgaaattttaagtaagaaatttcattttttctGCTAATTACAAGGTATCAGCCATTATACACATGTACCATTATCCACATACAAAACATAGGCATCATTGTAGATATTTCATGCAACAAATtacattgatcagatgatctccTCATCCAATTTGGAACCATGGATGACCAATTTTCAGTTAGGCATCCATTCTGGGGCCATAATTTTCACATTTTTGGATGTTCTGGATTACGACAAGGATAATCCATGTGTATaaacttcaaaaaagaaaaaagaaaaagaagaagaagattataaTCCATGTGTAAGGTGCATGTATCAAACCTTTCGATCGCAGCAGTAAGTTGTTCAAGTTCGGCCAATGTACCATGTAGGTCGAAGATGTCATCCATAACTGTTGTAAATGCGATCAGTTTTGCCATGATCATTCTAGCTCGGGAATAATGTTCTTCGAAGTACACTCCTACTGTCCAAAAGTAGCCCTCCACCACTCTATCTCTGGAGAATGGAAGCTTTGCTATAAGGTTCATTTCTTTCCACCACCTGATAAAGAGAAAGCAAGATTCAAAGATGACAATAGGAATCCGCTTCTTATCCCCACACGTGGCAGTCTTGTACGTCTATCAAGATCATCCAAATTatgggcacattgtggatggagcaaacCTCCAAAATCACACTGaccaagaaatcctaaccatgcaTTTGATtgctataaaatggatggttaaaagaaagTGATCCTGCACATGTTTGTGTAGCAAGCAGATGTCATGACTGGTTGATGCAATACCAATGTAGGCCCCTCAGTGATGTGTGttggaaatccacaccgtgcatttggtggatCCCCTGTAGTTTATAGGAAGtcaaaaaaaatcagccatatccgaaacttaggtgggccacaccatttgaaacaatgtgaaatcatgcctaaaataacTAAGTGGGGCCTCACCTGAGTCttggaatggcctaaaatttggtgtgatccctcatccaagtgagacacattATGGATGGGTGGGATGTTTGAACtttttaagtgggccccatgaacagttaagaaggtttcaatgggtggacATCTACTCTCAATTGTTGTCTGTTGTGGGGCTCACCTAACTCCACCTTTGATTAATGGGGTGGATATTTCCCACATACACCTCGAGAGATTTATAAGGTCTTAATTTCAATCAGTTGGACCAGGTTCTGGTCCACCCATTGGATAAATTCAAAAGTGCAAGGGTTGAATAATGGATTGACCCACCCACCCTATAGAATACTTTATACAAACATCCAACCATTGGATGAATTCAAACTTATTGACTGCAAGGGTTgaatgggacccacccaccatatagagagagagagatttttatgTTTTAAGAGAAAAGTAACATGCATATGAGAGAACTGACAATGATATGTCTCTGAGGTCCCTCTGGTGCAATGACTGCAACCTATGAAACTCTAACTTTGCAAACTCCAGTAGCACATCATTTCGTTCCTCGTCTTCCTCATAGATCGAGATATAACTCC
Proteins encoded in this window:
- the LOC131221691 gene encoding beta-cubebene synthase-like — translated: MDTPTTQHPNKEIGRACVDYHPSIWGDHFITASPDDMRLDAHKGRGEELKEAVRNMFSAVNDPLLKMNLIDAIQRLGVAYYFEMNIEKAMRQIYDDHINGNDDGFDLQTLALQFRLLRQQGYNVSSSVFTKFKDDEGNFSAILSSDTRGLLSLYEAAFLGIHGDDILDEAISFTTVHLKSALPHLSAHLTKLVELALEIPLHRRVEWLQTRSYISIYEEDEERNDVLLEFAKLEFHRLQSLHQRDLRDISLWWKEMNLIAKLPFSRDRVVEGYFWTVGVYFEEHYSRARMIMAKLIAFTTVMDDIFDLHGTLAELEQLTAAIERWDRGNTDKMPDYMKVFFIALLDGVDAIEDELTREGKSYQIYYLKEGIESLAKAYLAEARWANSGYVPTSEEYMKVSLISAAYPMLFVAFLIGMGEGVTKEILEWAIQIPTMMRTCSIMARLMDDIPSSKLEQKRQHVSSAVECYMNEHGISYHESIQKLREMVASGWKDINKECLKPTPAPTAVMNIILNFTRVVEIIYQHRDGYTDSSVETKERITLLFVDPIPL